GAGCGGGTTTGCATCAAGTCAGCGGTGGTCATGCCCCAATCATGGCTGTCGGCGACGGTGACTTGCTGCAGTTGCTCGACGATGCTCGGCACGTCCGGCAAGGCGAAGAAATGGTCGATCGCCGGACGCAAGGCTGCCAGCGGCGGATCGGGCAATTGCTGCACGGCCAGCCGGGCGAGCACGCCTTGCAGGTCCTTGAGGGGCGAGTCGCGCCATTGCAGGCTATCAAGCTTTTGCGCAAGCTCGGTCAGTTTGGTGCTGTCCAAGTACCAATCCGCCAGGCCGCAGTACAGGGCGTCCGCCGCGCGGATCTGCACGCCGGTGACGCCAAGATAGATCCCCAGCTCACCGGGGATGCGCGGCAGAAAGTAGCTGCCGCCCACATCCGGAAAATACCCGATGGCCACTTCCGGCATCGCCAGGCGGCTGCGCTCGGTCACCACGCGCAGGTCGGCGCCCTGCACCAGGCCCATGCCACCGCCGAGCACAAAGCCGTCCATCAATGCCAGGACGGGTTTGGGGTAACGGTGCAGAGCCAGGTCGAGTGCGTATTCCTCTACGAAGAAGTCTTCATGCAGGGTGTCGCCACTCTTGAAACTGTCGTACAGGGAACGGATATCGCCGCCGGCACAAAAGGCCTTGTCGCCGGCACCGCGCAGCACCACGGCATAGACCATCGGGTCATCGACCCAGGCCTGCAACTGCGTGGTCATCCGCCGCACCATGTCCAAGGTGATGGCGTTCAAACCGGCGGGACGGTTGAGGGTGAGGTAACCCAGATGGTTACGCACCTCGCTCAGTACAGCTTCCTGCTGTATATCGGTGTGGCTTGCTTCGGAGGTCACCTGAGCAGTCATCACTAACTCCCTGCTTTTATTGTTCTTTATCAAAATGTTCGGGGGCGAACTATCGCGTGATCGTACCAGCGCAAATTTGCCGCGTACAACCCGGAATCATGCAGGTCGTTGTTGCATTTATGCAGCGCGCATTACACCACCCGGCTGGCCAGGACTTCGCCGATGCTGCGGCGTCGCGCATGGCCTTCGGCGGTATGAATCAATGCTTCCAGCGCCGTGGGCTCGACGTCGAAGAACTGTTCCATATCGGCCAATGCCAGCTTGAGGTCTGCTGCCGTGATGGCCGGGTCGGTTACGGGCGCACTGCCGATCACGACCGGCGCCGGTTCGGCAGGCGCCTTGGGATAGCGCGTGCGGGTGGCGTTGTTATAAGCCAATGCGCACGTCAGCAGGGCACCGGCGCCGAGCATGACCGGTGCCAGTTCGTGCCAGCCGAGGGCGATGGAGGCAGGGTCGGCCAATACCAGCGTCATGGCCAGGCCACCGGCGGGTGGATGCAGGCAGCGCAGCCAGCAGATCAGCACGACGGTCATGCCCGCCGCCAGGCAAGCACTGCCCAGGGTTCGTCCCAATACTCGCGCCACCAGCAAGGCCACGATGCCCGCGCACAGATAACTGCCCATGATCGACCAGGGCTGCGCCAGTGCTCCCGACGACACGGCGAACAGCAGCACCGCCGACGCGCCCAGCGGGCCCAGCAGGTGCAGGGCCACGTCCATGCCAAATACCTGGGCGCACACCCAGACACTGAGCATTGTGCCCAAGGCCATGCCGATTGCGGCGCGACTCCATTCAAAGGGACGGGTATTGATGGCGGCAGGTAACCAGCGAGCAAGCATTGAAAAAGGGTCCTGAAACGGGGGGCGAAAAAAAGGCTTGCCTGGTTTCCCGGGTAAGCCCTTTGAAGGTTCCAACGTTGATTGGGGGAAGGAACAGATGCAGTGTGCCGACTACGTCGC
This genomic stretch from Pseudomonas orientalis harbors:
- a CDS encoding HPP family protein, producing MLARWLPAAINTRPFEWSRAAIGMALGTMLSVWVCAQVFGMDVALHLLGPLGASAVLLFAVSSGALAQPWSIMGSYLCAGIVALLVARVLGRTLGSACLAAGMTVVLICWLRCLHPPAGGLAMTLVLADPASIALGWHELAPVMLGAGALLTCALAYNNATRTRYPKAPAEPAPVVIGSAPVTDPAITAADLKLALADMEQFFDVEPTALEALIHTAEGHARRRSIGEVLASRVV
- a CDS encoding enoyl-CoA hydratase/isomerase family protein, which codes for MTAQVTSEASHTDIQQEAVLSEVRNHLGYLTLNRPAGLNAITLDMVRRMTTQLQAWVDDPMVYAVVLRGAGDKAFCAGGDIRSLYDSFKSGDTLHEDFFVEEYALDLALHRYPKPVLALMDGFVLGGGMGLVQGADLRVVTERSRLAMPEVAIGYFPDVGGSYFLPRIPGELGIYLGVTGVQIRAADALYCGLADWYLDSTKLTELAQKLDSLQWRDSPLKDLQGVLARLAVQQLPDPPLAALRPAIDHFFALPDVPSIVEQLQQVTVADSHDWGMTTADLMQTRSPLAMAVTLQMLRRGRHLRLEQCFALELHLDRQWFARGDLIEGVRALIIDKDKKPQWNPPSVHALDASHVDSFFRDFAQIGK